One window of the Trifolium pratense cultivar HEN17-A07 linkage group LG2, ARS_RC_1.1, whole genome shotgun sequence genome contains the following:
- the LOC123904028 gene encoding acidic leucine-rich nuclear phosphoprotein 32-related protein-like, with protein sequence MAMLWWWGWQRGGVENDKNEGDSESTRNGGGDSGSEGSHSDRKAEYSDSSNEENGARDDEEEEEEDDNEGWFGWDDEDNGGGLYCVCGCGCGDDEGSDNDGGCSCGCCDDEDYNNGNYCHCGCELEVEYAESGEYSDSSNEENGARDDEEEEEDDNEGWCGWDDEESGGGLYCVCGCGCGNDEGSDNDGGCSCGCCDDEDYNNGNYCHCGCELEVEYAESGDYEDQP encoded by the coding sequence ATGGCCATGTTGTGGTGGTGGGGGTGGCAGCGGGGTGGTGTCGAGAATGACAAGAATGAAGGCGATAGTGAGAGCACCAGAAATGGTGGAGGAGACAGTGGCTCTGAAGGCAGCCACAGCGACCGGAAGGCTGAGTATTCGGACAGCAGTAATGAAGAAAACGGTGCccgtgatgatgaagaggaggaggaagaagatgataaTGAAGGCTGGTTCGGTTGGGATGATGAAGACAATGGCGGTGGCTTGTACTGCGTCTGTGGCTGCGGCTGTGGCGATGATGAAGGCAGTGACAATGATGGTGGCTGCTCCTGCGGCTGCTGTGATGATGAAGACTATAACAATGGCAACTATTGCCACTGTGGCTGCGAATTAGAGGTTGAGTATGCCGAAAGTGGTGAGTATTCGGACAGCAGTAATGAAGAAAACGGTGCccgtgatgatgaagaggaggaGGAAGATGATAATGAAGGCTGGTGCGGTTGGGATGATGAAGAAAGTGGCGGTGGCTTGTACTGCGTCTGTGGCTGCGGCTGTGGCAATGATGAAGGCAGTGACAATGATGGTGGCTGCTCCTGCGGCTGCTGTGATGATGAAGACTATAACAATGGCAACTATTGCCACTGTGGCTGCGAATTAGAGGTTGAGTATGCCGAAAGTGGTGACTATGAGGACCAACCGTGA
- the LOC123904029 gene encoding mannose-1-phosphate guanyltransferase alpha-like translates to MLDAHIKYGGMGTMLVIKVSAESANQFGELVADPETHELLHYTEKPETFVSDLINCGVYIFTPDIFTAIEDVSVNREGRANIRRLSSFEALQSATRLIKCHFFKNFLRRA, encoded by the exons ATGCTTG ATGCTCATATAAAGTATGGTGGGATGGGGACAATGTTGGTAATCAAG GTTTCGGCTGAATCTGCTAACCAATTTGGCGAGTTGGTGGCTGATCCAGAAACTCACGAGTTGCTGCATTATACTGAGAAACCCGAGACATTT GTCAGTGATTTGATAAATTGCGGTGTATACATTTTCACACCTGATATTTTTACCGCCATTGAAGATGTTTCTGTGAACCGAGAAGGAAGAG CTAATATACGCCGTCTTTCCAGCTTTGAAGCTCTCCAATCTGCAACGAGGTTGATTAAATgccacttttttaaaaatttccttAGACGTGCATGA
- the LOC123906520 gene encoding uncharacterized protein LOC123906520 — MSEVNKMGAQPRAVQELVLTAIVIPTSNTSISSYSPNLKIWTIQRTEYTLSSPIQLIAGYMGKKNTKKLPKSVSGFQNHVTLREEATGKIKTMPITNTKSHLRIEHLKKLAVWTVTGPHILSLAAFFGHHLATVSEVARVPPDSSLVTCQRFMDALKHI, encoded by the exons ATGTCTGAAGTAAATAAAATGGGAG CTCAACCTCGCGCTGTTCAAGAGCTGGTACTTACAGCAATTGTCATCCCAACTAGCAATACTTCTATTTCTTCATATTCACCAAATTTGAAAATATGGACAATCCAAAGGACGGAATATACATTATCGAGTCCAATTCAATTGATTGCTGGATACATGGGGAAGAAAAACACGAAAAAACTCCCAAAATCAGTATCAGGATTTCAAAATCATGTTACCTTAAGGGAAGAAGCTACCGGAAAAATAAAAACGATGCCAATCACTAACACAAAGTCACATTTGAGAATTGAACACTTGAAAAAGCTTGCGGTGTGGACCGTGACTGGCCCTCACATACTGTCTTTGGCTGCTTTCTTTGGTCACCATTTGGCCACTGTTTCAGAGGTCGCTAGAGTACCTCCTGATTCTTCTTTAGTCACTTGCCAGAGGTTCATGGACGCGTTGAAACACATCTAA